In one window of Halomarina pelagica DNA:
- a CDS encoding heterodisulfide reductase-related iron-sulfur binding cluster has protein sequence MTHPLQAGTEVTRETFWLIGPVGELLFYYLAVLTIVVFLWGVYRRFDRYSRGSADAVDRLNDLPGRVARAAKVVASNEKQFNRDFVGGVMHAFVLWGFLTLLIGTTILAVDMDLWTKLLGQESFFVGDFYLSYSLVMDAMGFLFVVGLGVALYRRYVVTMDRLWGKHTSWEDDFLVWTLFLLGVGGYVVEGIRILGTGFPSFETVSFVGWFVALSFQGVGVDGALARAVYPVAWWSHALLAFVFIAAIPYAKPFHMISSFANVVTHDERAGKRLPGIPVDLEHTNAEDIDDFSWKELLDQDACTKCGRCSSVCPAKASGRHLDPRDVILDLKSYRESLDAGGEEKPIIADGGGVIETETMESCMACMACMDACPVDIEHLNSFTRLNRQMTDEGAIKPSMQDVFQNVMQKGNTFGDPARKRADWTEDLDFEIADAREEAVEYLWYVGDYPSFDERNRRVARSLATLFEHADASVGILYDDEVYDGNDIRRVGEEFLFLEQAGTLVESFEACEFETLVCTDPHSYNTFKNEYPDVDFEEFADDPMMDFDVDGRWNADGEVEVYHYTQVVAELVAEGRLPLDGTELDYTVTYHDPCHLGRFNDVYETPRNLVRATGCDLHEMPRNRANSFCCGGGGGGLWMDLEEDSKPSEERLREALSDTDAGAAVEKFVVACPMCMTMYEDGRKTGGFEDEIEIVGLSELLAEAVSTHDGATAADTEADRSAAPADD, from the coding sequence GTTCTACTATCTCGCCGTCCTCACCATCGTCGTGTTCCTCTGGGGCGTCTACCGGCGCTTCGACCGCTACTCGCGGGGGAGCGCGGACGCCGTCGACCGCCTGAACGACCTGCCGGGGCGCGTCGCGCGCGCCGCGAAGGTCGTCGCGTCGAACGAGAAGCAGTTCAACCGCGACTTCGTCGGCGGGGTGATGCACGCGTTCGTCCTCTGGGGCTTCCTGACGCTGCTCATCGGGACGACCATCCTCGCCGTCGACATGGACCTCTGGACGAAGCTCCTCGGGCAGGAGTCGTTCTTCGTCGGTGACTTCTACCTGTCGTACTCGCTGGTGATGGACGCCATGGGCTTCCTGTTCGTCGTCGGCCTCGGGGTCGCCCTCTACCGCCGCTACGTGGTCACCATGGACCGCCTCTGGGGCAAACACACGAGCTGGGAGGACGACTTCCTCGTCTGGACGCTGTTCCTCCTCGGCGTCGGCGGCTACGTCGTCGAGGGGATCCGCATCCTGGGAACTGGCTTCCCGTCGTTCGAGACGGTGAGCTTCGTCGGCTGGTTCGTCGCGCTCTCCTTCCAGGGCGTCGGCGTGGACGGTGCGCTGGCGCGGGCGGTCTACCCCGTCGCCTGGTGGTCGCACGCGCTGCTGGCGTTCGTCTTCATCGCCGCGATCCCGTACGCGAAGCCGTTCCACATGATCTCGAGCTTCGCCAACGTGGTGACGCACGACGAGCGGGCGGGGAAGCGCCTGCCCGGCATCCCCGTGGACCTGGAGCACACGAACGCGGAGGACATCGACGACTTCAGCTGGAAGGAACTGCTCGACCAGGACGCCTGCACGAAGTGCGGTCGCTGTTCGTCGGTCTGCCCGGCGAAGGCGTCCGGCCGCCACCTCGACCCGCGCGACGTGATCCTCGACCTCAAGAGCTACCGCGAGTCCCTCGACGCGGGCGGCGAGGAGAAGCCGATCATCGCGGACGGCGGCGGCGTCATCGAGACGGAGACGATGGAGTCCTGCATGGCCTGCATGGCCTGCATGGACGCCTGCCCGGTGGACATCGAGCACCTCAACTCCTTCACCCGGCTGAACCGCCAGATGACCGACGAGGGGGCGATCAAGCCGAGCATGCAGGACGTCTTCCAGAACGTGATGCAGAAGGGCAACACGTTCGGCGACCCCGCACGCAAGCGCGCCGACTGGACCGAGGACCTCGACTTCGAGATCGCCGACGCCCGCGAGGAGGCCGTCGAGTACCTCTGGTACGTCGGCGACTACCCGAGCTTCGACGAGCGCAACAGGCGGGTCGCCCGGTCGCTCGCGACCCTCTTCGAGCACGCGGACGCCTCCGTCGGCATCCTCTACGACGACGAGGTGTACGACGGCAACGACATCCGGCGGGTCGGCGAGGAGTTCCTCTTTCTCGAACAGGCCGGGACGCTCGTCGAGTCCTTCGAGGCCTGCGAGTTCGAGACGCTCGTCTGCACCGACCCCCACTCCTACAACACGTTCAAGAACGAGTATCCGGACGTCGACTTCGAGGAGTTCGCGGACGACCCCATGATGGACTTCGACGTCGACGGGCGCTGGAACGCTGACGGCGAGGTCGAGGTCTATCACTACACGCAGGTCGTGGCGGAACTCGTCGCCGAGGGGCGGCTCCCCCTCGACGGGACGGAACTCGACTACACCGTCACCTACCACGACCCGTGTCACCTCGGCCGGTTCAACGACGTCTACGAGACCCCGCGAAACCTCGTCCGGGCGACCGGCTGCGACCTCCACGAGATGCCGCGCAACCGCGCCAACTCCTTCTGCTGTGGCGGCGGCGGCGGCGGCCTCTGGATGGACTTAGAGGAGGACTCGAAGCCGAGCGAGGAGCGCCTGCGCGAGGCGCTCTCGGACACCGACGCCGGCGCGGCCGTCGAGAAGTTCGTCGTCGCCTGTCCGATGTGCATGACGATGTACGAGGACGGACGCAAGACCGGCGGCTTCGAGGACGAGATCGAGATCGTCGGCCTCTCGGAACTGCTCGCGGAGGCCGTCTCGACGCACGACGGGGCGACCGCCGCCGACACGGAGGCGGACCGGTCGGCCGCGCCCGCCGACGACTGA
- a CDS encoding GerW family sporulation protein, which translates to MGERGSAAGDSATDLRERLDGFVERLSDSATARAVYADPVEVGDRTVIPVARVVFGFGGGYGPTRGRDGSEGEREREDHGEGGTAGDAAGTPVEGWGGGGGVSVTPLGVVEVTDEGVRFVRFADRRRLAGAFLLGVLAGAVLRRRRS; encoded by the coding sequence ATGGGAGAGAGGGGGAGCGCGGCGGGCGACAGCGCGACCGACCTGCGCGAACGCCTGGACGGGTTCGTCGAACGGTTGAGCGACTCGGCGACCGCGAGGGCCGTCTACGCCGACCCCGTGGAGGTCGGCGACCGGACGGTCATCCCCGTGGCCCGCGTCGTATTCGGCTTCGGCGGCGGCTACGGGCCGACGCGCGGACGGGACGGTAGCGAGGGAGAGAGGGAGAGGGAGGACCACGGCGAGGGCGGGACGGCAGGCGACGCGGCGGGCACTCCCGTCGAGGGGTGGGGCGGCGGCGGGGGCGTCAGCGTGACACCGCTGGGCGTCGTGGAGGTGACCGACGAGGGGGTGCGGTTCGTGCGCTTCGCGGACCGTCGGCGTCTCGCGGGCGCGTTCCTGCTCGGCGTCCTCGCGGGCGCTGTGCTCCGACGCCGACGGTCGTAG
- the hemB gene encoding porphobilinogen synthase: MDLTRRPRRLRTDGVRSLVRETTLSPSDLIAPVFVDATTDERVPIDSMPGHERVPVEEAVARVQEIRETGVEAVVLFGIPESKDARGSRAWAEDGVVQRAVRAIGEETDAYVITDVCLCEYTDHGHCGVVEASAREDPTLTVRNDETLDLLSRIAVSHAEAGADMVAPSSMTDGMVGASREGLDGAGFERVPIMSYAAKFESAFYGPFRDAADGAPAFGDRRHYQVDPANAREAMREVRLDVDQGADVLMVKPALPYLDVVSAVRREFDHPVAAYNVSGEYAMLHAAAERGWLDLDEVARESLLSIKRAGADLILTYFAERIAERLPADRRR; the protein is encoded by the coding sequence ATGGACCTCACCCGCCGGCCGCGCCGACTTCGCACAGACGGCGTCCGATCGCTGGTGCGCGAGACGACCCTCTCGCCGAGCGACCTGATCGCGCCCGTCTTCGTGGACGCGACGACCGACGAGCGCGTCCCGATCGACTCGATGCCCGGCCACGAGCGCGTCCCGGTCGAGGAGGCGGTCGCGCGCGTTCAGGAGATCCGGGAGACTGGCGTCGAGGCGGTCGTCCTGTTCGGCATCCCGGAGTCGAAGGACGCCCGGGGGTCGCGCGCGTGGGCCGAGGACGGCGTCGTCCAGCGTGCGGTCCGCGCGATCGGGGAGGAGACCGACGCCTACGTCATCACGGACGTCTGTCTCTGTGAGTACACGGACCACGGGCACTGCGGCGTCGTGGAGGCGTCCGCACGGGAGGACCCCACCCTCACCGTGCGGAACGACGAGACGCTCGATCTGCTCTCGCGGATCGCCGTCTCCCACGCCGAGGCGGGCGCGGACATGGTCGCGCCCTCTAGCATGACCGACGGGATGGTCGGGGCCAGCCGCGAGGGCTTGGACGGGGCGGGATTCGAGCGCGTGCCGATCATGAGCTACGCCGCGAAGTTCGAGTCGGCGTTCTACGGCCCGTTCCGCGACGCGGCGGACGGCGCACCCGCGTTCGGCGACCGTCGGCACTACCAGGTGGATCCCGCGAACGCCCGCGAGGCGATGCGCGAAGTGCGCCTCGACGTCGACCAGGGCGCGGACGTGCTGATGGTGAAACCCGCGCTCCCCTACCTCGACGTGGTGAGCGCGGTCCGACGGGAGTTCGACCACCCCGTCGCGGCCTACAACGTCAGCGGGGAGTACGCGATGCTCCACGCCGCCGCGGAGCGGGGCTGGCTCGACCTCGACGAGGTCGCCCGCGAGTCGCTGCTGTCGATCAAGCGCGCCGGTGCGGACCTGATCCTGACGTACTTCGCCGAGCGGATCGCGGAACGACTCCCCGCCGACCGCCGGCGGTAA
- a CDS encoding ammonium transporter: MTLLLQADLATIAESVNGIWVLTVTFLIFFMHAGFAMLEAGQVRSKNVANQLTKNMLTWSVGVTVFFLVGQGVANVVGAAGGFEYVNDPNAWVGWLFGAVFAMTAATIVSGAVAGRMKLRAYVTYTVVLAAVIYPVVLGFTWAGDGLLSATGALGFGVGFSDFAGGMIVHGMGGVAGLTAAWILGPRIDRYNADGSANVIPGHSITFAVLGTLILCFGWYGFNVGTQATVLDAASGEYLGAALGRVALTTTLGMAAGAIGASAVSLVRTRKVDTLYVANGMLAGLVGITSNTDAIVWWAAPLIGLLAGAQLPLVFEFVEKRLKIDDVCAVFPVHGSSGILGALLLPFFTVGEAGGWVVSTELIVPQVVGVAVIAGWTFLATALVFGGLKAIDQLRVTREHEIDGLDISEHGVETYPEFSLGDEPVVADGGRIRTDGGALPNDGGIKLVMAYIRPDKLADVKRALAEVAAPSLTVTNVSGRGSQPARKSQWRGEEYVVDLHQKVKVECVVAEIPAETVAEAIRDAARTGEPGDGKVFVLPVEDAYQIRTGETGVDAV, translated from the coding sequence ATGACGCTCCTCCTCCAGGCCGACCTGGCGACGATCGCCGAGAGCGTCAACGGGATCTGGGTGCTGACGGTGACCTTCCTCATCTTCTTCATGCACGCGGGCTTCGCGATGCTGGAGGCGGGGCAGGTCCGCTCGAAGAACGTCGCCAACCAGTTGACGAAGAACATGCTCACGTGGTCGGTCGGCGTCACGGTGTTCTTCCTCGTCGGCCAGGGCGTCGCGAACGTCGTCGGCGCGGCGGGCGGCTTCGAGTACGTCAACGACCCGAACGCGTGGGTCGGCTGGCTGTTCGGCGCGGTGTTCGCCATGACGGCCGCCACCATCGTCTCGGGGGCGGTCGCGGGCCGCATGAAGCTCCGCGCGTACGTCACCTACACCGTCGTACTGGCGGCGGTCATCTACCCGGTCGTCCTCGGCTTCACGTGGGCCGGCGACGGCCTCCTCTCGGCGACCGGGGCGCTCGGCTTCGGTGTCGGCTTCTCCGACTTCGCCGGCGGCATGATCGTCCACGGCATGGGCGGCGTCGCCGGGCTCACCGCCGCGTGGATCCTCGGTCCCCGGATCGACCGCTACAACGCCGACGGAAGCGCGAACGTCATCCCCGGTCACTCGATCACGTTCGCGGTGCTGGGGACGCTCATCCTCTGCTTCGGCTGGTACGGGTTCAACGTCGGCACCCAGGCGACCGTCCTCGACGCCGCCAGCGGCGAGTACCTGGGCGCGGCGCTCGGTCGCGTCGCTCTCACGACCACCCTCGGGATGGCCGCCGGTGCCATCGGCGCGAGCGCCGTGTCGCTCGTCCGGACCCGGAAGGTCGACACGCTGTACGTCGCCAACGGGATGCTGGCGGGGCTCGTCGGCATCACGAGCAACACCGACGCCATCGTCTGGTGGGCCGCGCCCCTCATCGGGCTGCTCGCCGGGGCGCAGCTCCCCCTCGTCTTCGAGTTCGTCGAGAAGCGCCTGAAGATCGACGACGTGTGCGCCGTCTTCCCGGTCCACGGGAGTTCCGGCATCCTCGGCGCGCTCCTCCTGCCGTTCTTCACGGTGGGCGAGGCCGGCGGCTGGGTCGTCAGCACCGAACTCATCGTCCCGCAGGTCGTCGGCGTGGCCGTCATCGCCGGGTGGACGTTCCTCGCGACGGCGCTTGTCTTCGGCGGGCTGAAGGCGATCGATCAGCTCCGGGTCACCCGCGAGCACGAGATCGACGGCCTCGACATCTCCGAGCACGGCGTCGAGACCTACCCCGAGTTCAGTCTGGGCGACGAACCCGTCGTGGCCGACGGCGGACGGATCCGCACCGACGGCGGCGCGCTCCCGAACGACGGCGGCATCAAGCTCGTCATGGCGTACATCCGGCCGGACAAACTCGCCGACGTGAAGCGCGCGCTCGCCGAGGTGGCGGCCCCATCGCTCACCGTCACCAACGTGAGCGGGCGCGGCTCCCAGCCGGCGCGAAAGAGCCAGTGGCGCGGCGAGGAGTACGTCGTCGACCTCCACCAGAAGGTGAAGGTGGAGTGCGTCGTCGCGGAGATCCCCGCGGAGACGGTCGCGGAGGCGATCCGCGACGCGGCCCGCACCGGCGAACCCGGCGACGGCAAGGTCTTCGTCCTGCCCGTCGAGGACGCCTACCAGATCCGGACGGGCGAGACGGGCGTCGACGCAGTCTAA
- the hemL gene encoding glutamate-1-semialdehyde 2,1-aminomutase — MNRETSRDLYDRALSVMPGGVNSSVRAIQPYPAFVRRGDGAHVIDVDGNRYVDYVMGYGPLLLGHDLPQPVEAAIQRAASEGPMYGAPTEVEVDLAEFVVRHVPSVEMIRFVNSGTEATVSAVRLARGYTGRDKIVVMQGGYHGAQESTLVEGDAEHPRPSTSGVPAAFARETIPVPFNDEEAAREVFERHGEEIAAVLVEPILCNTGIVMPVDGYHATLRDLCDEYGSLLVFDEVITGFRVGGLGCAQGTFGVTPDLTTFGKIVGGGFPVGAIGGRAEVVEHFSPAGDVFQSGTFSGHPVTMAAGLETLKYAAAHDVYDHVNALGERLREGLTEIVADHAPEYTVVGTDSLFKVIFTRASTPAQDQACTAGCAQDPDCARYEQCPKTGGDVRRAETERWERLFRPFMAERGIMLTANQFESQFVSYAHTEEDVEETLAAYRAFFE, encoded by the coding sequence ATGAACCGTGAGACGTCTCGTGACCTCTACGACCGGGCGCTGTCGGTCATGCCCGGCGGCGTCAACTCCTCCGTGCGAGCGATCCAGCCGTACCCGGCGTTCGTCCGGCGCGGCGACGGCGCACACGTCATCGACGTGGACGGCAACCGCTACGTCGACTACGTGATGGGCTACGGCCCGCTGCTGCTCGGCCACGACCTGCCCCAGCCCGTGGAGGCGGCGATCCAGCGCGCCGCGAGCGAGGGACCGATGTACGGCGCGCCGACCGAGGTCGAGGTCGACCTCGCGGAGTTCGTCGTCCGGCACGTCCCGAGCGTCGAGATGATCCGCTTTGTCAACTCCGGCACCGAGGCGACCGTCTCGGCCGTGCGCCTCGCGCGCGGGTACACCGGGCGGGACAAGATCGTCGTCATGCAGGGGGGCTACCACGGCGCACAGGAGTCGACGCTCGTCGAGGGCGACGCCGAGCACCCGCGACCGTCCACCAGCGGGGTGCCGGCGGCGTTCGCCCGCGAGACGATCCCCGTGCCGTTCAACGACGAGGAGGCCGCCCGGGAGGTGTTCGAGCGCCACGGCGAGGAGATCGCAGCGGTGCTCGTCGAGCCGATCCTCTGTAACACCGGCATCGTGATGCCCGTCGACGGCTACCACGCGACGCTGCGGGACCTCTGTGACGAGTACGGCTCGCTGCTGGTCTTCGACGAGGTGATCACCGGCTTCCGCGTCGGCGGCCTCGGGTGCGCCCAGGGGACGTTCGGCGTCACGCCCGACCTGACCACGTTCGGGAAGATCGTCGGCGGCGGGTTCCCCGTCGGCGCGATCGGCGGCCGCGCGGAGGTCGTCGAGCACTTCTCGCCGGCGGGTGACGTCTTCCAGTCCGGCACCTTCTCGGGGCACCCGGTCACCATGGCCGCCGGCCTGGAGACGCTGAAGTACGCCGCCGCCCACGACGTGTACGATCACGTGAACGCGCTCGGCGAGCGGCTGCGCGAGGGGCTGACCGAGATCGTCGCCGATCACGCGCCCGAGTACACCGTCGTCGGCACCGACAGCCTGTTCAAGGTGATCTTCACGCGCGCGAGCACGCCCGCCCAGGACCAGGCGTGCACCGCGGGTTGCGCGCAGGATCCCGACTGCGCCCGCTACGAGCAGTGCCCCAAGACCGGCGGCGACGTGCGCCGCGCCGAGACCGAGCGGTGGGAGCGCCTCTTCCGCCCGTTCATGGCGGAGCGCGGGATCATGCTGACGGCCAACCAGTTCGAGTCCCAGTTCGTGAGCTACGCCCACACCGAGGAGGACGTGGAGGAGACGCTCGCGGCGTACAGGGCGTTCTTCGAGTAG